In the Ailuropoda melanoleuca isolate Jingjing unplaced genomic scaffold, ASM200744v2 unplaced-scaffold9390, whole genome shotgun sequence genome, caaaaagaaaataaaggaaaggaaaacagaccaAACAGGGGGAAGGACTTGTGCAAGCCACAATGACTAATGGCCAGGAGGCATTCAGACTCCCACATCCACATATTGCAAGATCCTGGCCCTGTTTCTCGACAGGTAGTAAGGGTCTGCTGGAAGGTTTAATCCCCGGGCCTCTCTTTTCCTTGCTTCTAGAAGCTCAGCTCTGGTGCTCCAGCCCTGTGCCATCCTTGGTCCTGTCCTACTGCAGCCACAGATCCTGGGAAAATAGTGGGTCCAGAACCCTGGCAGGGGCCAAGCTTAGTGAATGGGAAGAGCCCAAGGCCCCATCCAGCCACCCCGGGGTGGCTGGGTGTGGCCTTCAGCGGAACCAGGGACTGAAGTGCCACTGGTCCCGTGAGGCAGAGAGGCACGGGTTTTCAGGTCCCATTCCCTCACACCCTTTCCGCTGCAGGCTCCTGAAGCTTCTGACCAGGACTCGGTTTCTGCCTCAGAGTGGCAGCGGAAGCTGGAAGCGGCCGAGGCTCTGTTGATTCTGAGAGAATCTCCCCAGGCACCTTCGGACTCCatctccctgctccagccctgcgTGGCAGCAGGTAGCCTGGTCCTTGAAAGGACAACACGGGGTGGTGGGGATGGTTGGGAAATGGGAGGGCATTGGGTAAGCAGGGCCTAACGGGGAGGCCGGGTTGGTGGGTTGAACCTCCTTGGGCCCAGGCACCCAAGCTCCTCGGTCTGATGCCAGAGATGGCAGTCGATGGTTGCTCAGTGAGTTATCAGTGTATCGAGCTCAGTGCTCAACAGCAAGTGCCCAGGGCCCTGGCATcaagaaacaaggaaactgaggccctgctGGTGGCAGGGACTTGCCCTGGGGCATGCAGCCTGTCAAGTGGAACACCCAGGTCTCCTCACTCCTATCCCAGAGCTTTCTACCCACGCCCCTGCAGTCTGCTGTGGTGGGCAGGATATACATAGGATATATTTAGGTGATAAGAGCCTAGGCTGGAGGGAGAACTGGTCTTTGATTCCAGTCTCCATGTGGAGCCTGGATGCCTTCATACTTCTCTGGGGTTTTGTGGCTGCATTTCAACGATGAGCCTGGAGAGGAAGGACCAGAGGAAGTCTGAGGAGA is a window encoding:
- the LOC117800948 gene encoding doublesex- and mab-3-related transcription factor C1-like encodes the protein APEASDQDSVSASEWQRKLEAAEALLILRESPQAPSDSISLLQPCVAAAPAGDRGPQPSSPSLRPRPASSISLPVGHLGSISLLS